A single Cannabis sativa cultivar Pink pepper isolate KNU-18-1 chromosome 7, ASM2916894v1, whole genome shotgun sequence DNA region contains:
- the LOC115696893 gene encoding LOW QUALITY PROTEIN: phospholipase A1-Igamma1, chloroplastic (The sequence of the model RefSeq protein was modified relative to this genomic sequence to represent the inferred CDS: inserted 1 base in 1 codon) → TLRFAKSLSNFFHLQIQTPPTSAVAGDIPSNWDSFPEEKHSTPTTSPKEVIAQKWQEIHGFHGGWEEEDALLNPLHPWLRREIVKYGEFAQATYDAFDFDSFSEYCGSCRYNAHHLFDKLGLTKNGYNVTKYIYAMSSHIDVPTWLQRSNLVDLTWSKDSNWMGYVAVSDEXESRRIGRRDIVVAWRGTVAPSKWYEDFKRKLEPIGNREAKVEHGFLSIYSSKSESTRYNKSSASEQVMKEVKKLVEMYRQKGEEVSVTITGHSLGGALALLNAYEAAATLPKEVTISVISFGAPRVGNHAFRDEIHDMGVRMLRVVIKQDMVHRMPGLVLNESLEKLEDIMGTLEWVYTHVGAELKLDVKSSPYLKHGINLAVFHSLETYLHLVDGFLSHTTPFRENARRDVALVNKGCDMLVDKLRIPQCWYQLAHKALVCNDHGRWVKPKREVEDIPSPMALDQPHQSHVLKSDNVQFQPFFGT, encoded by the exons ACCCTACGATTCGCCAAATCCCTCTCCAACTTTTTCCACCTTCAAATCCAAACACCGCCCACATCCGCCGTCGCCGGAGATATTCCCTCAAACTGGGATTCTTTCCCGGAAGAGAAACACTCCACTCCAACCACTTCCCCAAAAGAGGTGATCGCCCAAAAATGGCAGGAAATCCATGGTTTCCACGGCGGTTGGGAGGAAGAGGATGCTCTACTAAACCCTCTTCACCCTTGGTTGAGGCGAGAAATCGTTAAGTACGGCGAGTTTGCTCAGGCCACTTACGACGCTTTCGATTTCGATTCGTTTTCTGAGTATTGCGGGAGTTGTAGGTATAATGCACACCACCTGTTCGATAAATTGGGTTTGACCAAAAATGGGTATAATGTTACTAAGTACATTTACGCAATGTCTTCACACATTGATGTTCCCACTTGGCTACAGAGATCCAATTTGGTTGATTTAACGTGGAGTAAGGACTCTAATTGGATGGGATATGTGGCGGTGAGCGATG ACGAGTCGCGAAGGATTGGCCGGAGGGACATTGTTGTGGCGTGGCGAGGAACGGTGGCGCCTTCCAAATGGTACGAAGATTTTAAGAGAAAATTGGAGCCAATTGGGAATAGAGAAGCGAAAGTTGAACATGGGTTTTTGAGCATTTACTCTTCTAAGAGTGAATCCACTAGGTACAACAAGTCTAGTGCTTCGGAGCAAGTAATGAAAGAAGTGAAAAAGCTTGTTGAAATGTATAGACAAAAGGGTGAAGAAGTTAGTGTTACTATAACTGGCCACAGCCTCGGGGGCGCTTTAGCTCTTCTAAACGCCTACGAGGCTGCAGCAACTCTTCCAAAGGAGGTTACCATCAGCGTAATCTCCTTTGGAGCCCCGAGAGTTGGGAACCACGCGTTTAGAGACGAGATTCATGACATGGGCGTTAGAATGCTGAGAGTTGTGATCAAACAAGACATGGTTCATAGAATGCCGGGGCTAGTTTTGAATGAGAGTTTGGAGAAACTTGAAGATATTATGGGGACTCTTGAATGGGTTTATACTCATGTTGGGGCTGAGTTAAAGCTGGATGTTAAGTCATCTCCTTACTTAAAGCATGGAATTAATTTAGCTGTGTTTCATAGTTTGGAGACTTACTTGCATCTTGTGGATGGTTTCCTGAGTCATACGACACCGTTTAGAGAAAATGCTAGGAGAGATGTTGCATTAGTTAACAAGGGATGTGATATGTTAGTTGATAAGCTTAGAATCCCACAATGTTGGTACCAATTAGCTCATAAAGCACTTGTTTGTAATGATCATGGGAGATGGGTTAAGCCCAAAAGAGAGGTTGAAGACATTCCTTCACCTATGGCCTTGGATCAACctcatcaatctcatgtctTGAAATCGGATAATGTACAATTTCAACCTTTCTTTGGTACTTGA
- the LOC133039772 gene encoding uncharacterized protein LOC133039772 encodes MKNNPSEKDIKWNLFSCPWIFLIWICEAMPKLGEMVGQRVPGNHIPRWLGWKINDKHKNVTVTRLSEVIENNTEFFVRPTLAPTSKEKAELFYERLGSYEDNEDDVIDQISSFLVGDVILRNQQCVAPHVEPPSSNVGQSNMEPPSSDFEHPTNDVEPPQFTQIPQLLIGILHQQSHLHPSSQPPSSYDARNDLLESVKCLIAEQEKLHKSRYEEIERVNRERYETIMTTISDHAYLNTVRHETILTKLDDLTRIFRPIAAQFSGAGGEKTTENNQQDSPSHAHFFGDGFVTPARERNMEGDQVSTLVGEKTVENTTSNFPTQLTENEVTTQSHVSANSYETPPSIIYEGVNYEEPGDEVEQIVRDGRPLRLRKRAASLKSPFTPWPRKRRYSKLEPPTFDPFRQPIEEDVQAFFRWYNGDTNGRRTIRCGQTSHDRSFFEILLAKQRYIDSEHVDEITYLFRKRMDKFHNIFPKDICILTDEFGQRVRALYKESREENNNVCKTNEELMMFVEGTRPIRGRIWSDVNYFYVPWHDGKHWMLVVVDRHSWTMLIYDSIPDHWNSIEAMKKSVEPLAAYFPFLLKNSCHIGSLHHQCSDLMSIKVAPANTVPLNKRTGDCGVFMLKTMEMHIAGKCNESATMLLNDDNIDTYRKAYAVQLYVGSADP; translated from the exons atgaaGAATAATCCAAGTGAGAAGGATATTAAGTGGAACCTCTTTAGTTGTCCTTGGATATTTCTG ATATGGATTTGCGAAGCAATGCCAAAGTTGGGTGAAATGGTAGGACAAAGAGTCCCGGGAAATCATATTCCCCGATGGCTTGGTTGGAAAATCAATGATAAACATAAAAATGTCACAGTTACAAGATTATCAGaagtaatagaaaataataCTGAG TTTTTTGTACGACCTACATTAGCTCCAACCTCAAAGGAGAAGGCAGAATTGTTTTATGAAAGACTTGGTAGCTATGAGGATAATGAAGATGACGTAATTGATCAGATTTCTTCATTTTTAGTGGGTGATGTCATTTTACGTAATCAACAGTGTGTTGCACCACATGTGGAGCCTCCATCTTCGAATGTAGGGCAATCGAATATGGAGCCTCCATCTTCAGATTTTGAACATCCAACTAATGATGTGGAGCCTCCCCAATTCACTCAAATTCCtcaact gcttattGGGATATTACATCAACAATCACACTTGCATCCCTCCTCACAACCTCCCTCTTCTTATGATGCTCGAAATGACTTGTTAGAGTCAGTGAAGTGTTTGATAGCTGAGCAAGAAAAGTTGCACAAGTCAAGATATGAGGAGATTGAACGTGTAAATAGAGAAAGATACGAGACAATAATGACAACTATCTCTGACCATGCTTACTTGAATACAGTGAGGCATGAGACAATATTAACAAAATTGGATGATTTGACTCGCATTTTTCGACCTATAGCTGCACAATTTTCTGGAGCTGGAGGAGAAAAGACTACAGAAAACAACCAACAA GATTCACCATCTCATGCACACTTTTTTGGAGATGGATTTGTAACACCTGCAAGAGAGAGGAACATGGAGGGTGATCAAGTCTCCACACTTGTAGGAGAGAAGACGGTTGAGAATACAACATCTAACTTTCCTACACAACTTACAGAAAATGAAGTCACCACACAATCTCATGTGTCTGCAAACTCCTATGAGACACCGCCATCAATTATTTATGAAGGGGTTAACTATGAAGAGCCTGGTGATGAGGTAGAACAAATTGTTCGAGATGGTCGACCATTGAGGTTAAGAAAACGTGCTGCAAGCTTGAAATCACctttcacaccatggccgaggAAACGTCGATACTCTAAGTTAGAACCACCAACTTTTGATCCTTTCAGGCAGCCTATTGAAGAGGATGTGCAAGCATTCTTCAGGTGGTACAATGGCGATACAAACGGTAGAAGAACCATTCGTTGTGGACAGACATCACATGATAGAAGTTTTTTTGAGATATTGTTGGCAAAGCAACGGTATATTGATAGTGAG CATGTAGATGAAATTACCTATTTATTTAGGAAAAGAATGGATAAGTTTCATAATATCTTTCCAAAAGATATATGCATATTGACAGATGAGTTTGGACAGCGTGTGCGTGCTCTGTACAAAGAATCTCGAGAGGAGAACAATAATGTATGTAAGACCAATGAAGAGCTAATGATGTTTGTCGAAGGTACCAGGCCAATTAGAGGAAGAATTTGGTCAGATGTCAATTACTTCTATGTGCCTTGGCATGATGGTAAACACTGGATGTTAGTGGTAGTTGACAGACATAGTTGGACAATGTTGATTTATGACTCGATTCCAGATCACTGGAACTCCATAGAGGCAATGAAAAAATCTGTGGAGCCACTTGCAGCATATTTTCCTTTTTTACTTAAAAACAGTTGCCATATTGGGAGCCTCCATCATCAGTGTAGTGATCTCATGAGTATAAAAGTAGCTCCTGCAAATACTGTTCCTCTGAACAAGAGAAC CGGAGATTGTGGTGTATTCATGCTTAAGACAATGGAAATGCACATTGCTGGTAAGTGCAACGAGTCAGCTACAATGTTGCTCAACGACGACAACATAGATACATACAGGAAGGCATATGCAGTTCAATTATATGTGGGTAGTGCAGATCCTTAA
- the LOC133039773 gene encoding uncharacterized protein LOC133039773, producing MDHIFICMDYNGEWKITDNRIWEWFGTGCNKGFVVDRSIKFHQLVNKVYEKIGVDRNLYEIEITHKVAGETFNKMAPSKICGDSDVEDLFKELYKVKEVIPLYVCVKKNNDKGKTKFVNDDDGDGNELTGNDVEFDCDDDVFDNGSFYDNYFGCHIIDQVPNDPSYVPNEDIPQSGEGIIGSNPTPDDIVHESGNNELQECDKVVEENNDVIENDIVVGGGQIIPYQHYDMFMGNVAQCNREASQDSGRHDGSNLKVGQHFVSKDELSYYLSIIAINGRFEMRTTKSNKSIKEVRCVSENCLWRVRATKMKDSHFFVIRQYHSLHSCSLMNRNANHRQASSRVIGSRVQGHFKNSKDPLNPKSLAGFMREEMKVQVSYWKAWKGKQWAQNLIRGTAKENFALLPSYCHMLKRANPCTVTHIELDLENKFKYFFMALGVAIRGFTYMRKVIGIDAAWIKTKHKGVLLVATTQDSEYHSYPIAWGLVDSENNTSWTWFLEKLKDLIPDSSDLCFVSDRHQSIEHAVRRVYVMASHGACYWHVKQNIKHRFKSAAGTKLYKKAAIAYRIEEFNKHFDQLRKTYPRVAKYLENDVKFSKWSRAHFVGNRYEVMTTNIVESVNNMMRKAREYPIIAMIDFIISTMGQWFFERRREACVVTTPLTPKREEILRKRWDEAGSLITLQLNENEYNVMCGELDAIVNLRSKSCTCKVFDIEKLSCIHAIAAAGKAQPQNTGELIYSMCSQYYTSEYWLLAYAETIYPVPPNSQWTDIPEDILAVQVIAPPEDKTIGRPRTNRIASKGEFLKKQYNCGACGQSGHNSQTCPQVPSDGRSTTHV from the coding sequence ATGGATCATATCTTTATATGCATGGACTATAATGGTGAGTGGAAGATTACCGATAATCGTATTTGGGAATGGTTTGGTACTGGTTGCAACAAGGGATTTGTGGTTGATCGTAGTATCAAGTTTCATCAACTAGTGAATAAAGTCTATGAAAAAATAGGTGTTGATCGAAATTTGTATGAAATTGAAATAACTCATAAGGTGGCAGGTGAAACATTCAACAAGATGGCACCAAGTAAGATTTGTGGTGATTCTGATGTGGAGGATCTATTTAAAGAGTTGTACAAAGTTAAAGAAGTGATTCCTTTATATGTGTGCGTAAAAAAGAATAATGATAAAGGAAAGACAAAGTTTGtcaatgatgatgatggtgatggtAATGAACTCACTGGTAATGATGTTGAATTTGATTGTGATGATGATGTTTTTGATAATGGAAGCTTTTACGATAATTATTTTGGGTGTCATATAATAGATCAAGTTCCGAATGATCCAAGTTATGTCCCGAATGAAGATATACCTCAGAGTGGTGAAGGCATCATTGGTTCCAATCCCACACCAGATGATATTGTACATGAGAGCGGTAACAATGAACTTCAGGAATGTGATAAAGTAGTTGAAGAAAATAATGATGTAATTGAGAATGACATTGTAGTCGGAGGAGGTCAAATTATCCCTTATCAACATTATGATATGTTTATGGGAAATGTTGCACAATGTAATAGAGAAGCAAGTCAGGATAGTGGCAGACATGATGGATCGAATTTGAAAGTGGGTCAACACTTTGTGAGTAAGGATGAATTGAGTTATTATCTTAGCATCATTGCCATTAATGGGAGATTTGAAATGCGAACAACCAAATCAAACAAGTCTATAAAGGAGGTTCGTTGTGTCAGTGAAAATTGCTTATGGAGAGTGCGTGCTACGAAGATGAAAGATTCACATTTCTTTGTCATTCGACAATATCATAGTCTTCATAGTTGCTCATTAATGAACCGAAATGCCAATCATAGACAAGCATCCAGTCGCGTTATTGGTTCTCGTGTACAGGGACACTTTAAGAATAGTAAGGACCCACTTAACCCAAAAAGCCTTGCAGGATTCATGCGTGAGGAAATGAAAGTTCAAGTTAGTTATTGGAAAGCATGGAAAGGAAAACAATGGGCTCAAAATTTGATTAGAGGAACAGCTAAAGAAAATTTTGCATTGCTCCCTTCGTATTGTCACATGTTGAAGCGGGCAAATCCATGTACAGTTACTCACATTGAACTtgatttagaaaataaattcaagtatttttttatGGCTTTAGGTGTGGCCATAAGAGGGTTCACTTACATGAGAAAAGTAATTGGTATAGATGCAGCTTGGATCAAGACTAAGCATAAAGGTGTGTTATTAGTAGCAACTACACAAGATAGTGAATACCATAGTTACCCCATTGCATGGGGTTTGgttgacagtgagaataacACTTCATGGACATGGTTCTTAGAGAAGTTGAAGGACTTAATACCTGATAGCTCAGACTTATGTTTTGTTTCTGATAGACATCAAAGTATTGAACATGCAGTTCGTCGTGTTTATGTTATGGCTTCTCATGGGGCATGTTATTGGCATGTAAAGCAAAATATAAAACACCGTTTCAAAAGTGCTGCTGGGACTAAATTGTATAAGAAAGCTGCAATAGCGTACCGTATCGAAGAGTTTAATAAACACTTCGACCAACTTCGCAAAACATATCCACGTGTTGCTAAGTATCTTGAGAATGATGTCAAGTTCAGTAAGTGGTCTAGAGCACATTTTGTTGGTAACCGATATGAAGTCATGACCACTAACATAGTTGAGTCAGTGAACAATATGATGCGAAAGGCCAGAGAGTATCCAATTATTGCTATGATTGATTTTATCATTAGCACGATGGGACAATGGTTTTTTGAACGTCGGCGGGAAGCATGTGTAGTTACAACTCCATTAACACCAAAGAGGGAAGAAATATTACGCAAGAGATGGGATGAAGCCGGTTCATTGATAACTCTCCAGTTAAATGAGAATGAGTACAATGTGATGTGTGGAGAACTCGATGCAAtagtaaatttaaggtcaaagAGTTGCACGTGCAAAGTTTTTGATATTGAGAAACTTTCATGTATCCATGCAATAGCAGCAGCAGGAAAGGCACAACCCCAAAATACTGGGGAACTCATATATTCTATGTGTTCACAGTACTACACATCAGAATATTGGTTGTTAGCATATGCTGAAACTATTTATCCTGTACCTCCAAACTCACAATGGACTGACATTCCTGAAGATATTCTTGCAGTACAAGTGATAGCACCTCCTGAAGACAAGACTATAGGAAGACCAAGAACCAATCGCATAGCTTCCAAAGGTGAATTTCTTAAGAAACAATATAATTGTGGAGCATGTGGACAGTCAGGACATAATTCGCAAACATGTCCACAAGTGCCATCAGATGGTAGAAGCACAACTCATGTGTGA
- the LOC133039774 gene encoding phospholipase A1-Igamma1, chloroplastic-like, with the protein MALSSTTIFNHIPTQNDTVSITGSQPQPLHLHRPFSTNNNSTLRFANSLSNFFHLQIQTPPTSAVAGENPSNWDSFPDEKHSTPTTSPKEVIAQKWREIHGFHGGWEEEDALLNPLHPWLRREIVKYGEFAQATYDAFDFDSFSEYCGSCRYNAHHLFDKLGLTKNGYNVTKYIYAMSSHIDVPTWLQRSNLVDSTWSKDSNWMGYVAVSDDDESRRIGRRDIVVAWRGTVAPSEWYEDFKRKLEPIGNREAKVEHGFLSIYSSKSESTRYNKSSASEQVMKEVKKLVEMYRQKGEEVSVTITGHSLGGALALLNAYEAAAE; encoded by the coding sequence ATGGCTCTATCTTCTACGACCATCTTCAACCATATTCCCACCCAAAACGACACCGTCTCCATCACTGGGTCTCAACCCCAACCCCTACATCTCCACCGTCCATTCTCCACCAATAATAACTCAACCCTACGATTCGCCAACTCCCTCTCCAACTTTTTCCACCTTCAAATCCAAACTCCGCCCACATCCGCCGTCGCCGGAGAAAATCCCTCAAACTGGGATTCTTTCCCGGATGAGAAACActccactccgaccacttccCCAAAAGAGGTGATCGCCCAAAAATGGCGGGAAATCCATGGTTTCCACGGCGGTTGGGAGGAAGAGGATGCTCTACTAAACCCTCTTCACCCTTGGTTGAGGCGAGAAATCGTTAAGTACGGCGAGTTTGCTCAGGCCACTTACGACGCTTTCGATTTCGATTCGTTTTCTGAGTATTGCGGGAGTTGTAGGTATAATGCACACCACCTGTTCGATAAATTGGGTTTGACCAAAAATGGGTATAATGTTACTAAGTACATTTACGCTATGTCTTCGCACATTGATGTTCCCACTTGGCTACAGAGATCCAATTTGGTTGATTCAACGTGGAGTAAGGACTCCAATTGGATGGGATATGTGGCGGTGAGCGATGACGACGAGTCGCGAAGGATTGGCCGGAGGGACATTGTTGTGGCGTGGCGAGGAACGGTGGCGCCTTCCGAATGGTACGAAGATTTTAAGAGAAAATTGGAGCCAATTGGGAATAGAGAAGCGAAAGTTGAACATGGGTTTTTGAGCATTTACTCTTCTAAGAGTGAATCCACTAGGTACAATAAGTCTAGTGCTTCGGAACAAGTAATGAAAGAAGTGAAAAAGCTTGTTGAAATGTATAGACAAAAGGGTGAGGAAGTTAGTGTCACTATAACTGGCCACAGCCTCGGGGGCGCTTTAGCTCTTCTAAACGCTTACGAGGCTGCAGCAGAGTGA